DNA from Pajaroellobacter abortibovis:
CAACAGGAGGTGTTGCCTGGGAGGCAATTAAGCGCTTACTCGCTCCACGTTCTGTTCAGGGAGAGATTGTCACAGAAATTGCGTTGCTAGGTGTGATTATCAATGGAGGGACAGCACTTTTATTCCTACAAGGCAAAAAAAGAGATGCCAACATGCGGGGGGTATTCTTACATTTAATGGCAGATACAGGGATATCTTTAGGGGTCATGATGGGAGGACTGCTGATTTCCAAAACAGGGTGGTTATGGATTGATCCAGTTGTGAGTTTAGGCGTTTCTGTTGCAATCTGGGTTAGTACATGGTCTCTCTTGAGAGAAGCGATCGATCTGTCATTGGATGCAGTACCTGGTCATATCGATTTTAAAAAAGTCCAGCATTACCTCACCTCTCTTCCCGGAGTGTGTGATGTGCACGATCTCCACATTTGGTCTATGAGCACCACAGAGGTGGCACTCACCGCGCATTTGGTGATGTGTTCTATAGAGGATCCTAGATTTTTAGCTAAGGTCTCCTCGTCGCTGCATGATCGTTTTTCAATTGAGCACACCACCCTCCAGGTTGAATCGGTTGATTCCCCAACCCCTTGCATCTTTTCGTGTCATTCTCTTGCACGATTTAACTAAACCATGCGAACAGTCAATGCTTAGAATGATGCCGCTAAAGTCATCGCTTCAAATCGCCAGATAGGAATTTCTCCTCAGAAGGCAAATTGTAGCAGCAACAATCTGCCATCCCACTTGGGTTGCATAAAGGAGGAATACATATGCAGCACCCGCTTGCGTGATCATCGAAACGGGGAAGTACATTGTCATGCCTGCATAGATCCCAGCTTGAAAAACTCCAAGCAATCCCGGTGGCCCTGGGATCAACACAGTAACGCCGAGCATTCCCATCAAAGCGCAAGATTCTCCGAACATGATCGGGGTACCATCTTCATGCATAATGCCACAACCCCATCCCAACAGCCACATGCCAAGGGCATTCAACCCCCAATAACATGTGGTTTCGAGTAAGAAAGGGAGAACATCCTCGACACGTCGGAAGCAATGAAGACCACTAGCCAATTTTGCAGCTACACCGCTGATTTTGTGACCAAGCGTCGGAGAAAGCCAACTGAACACGCGGTGTGTTGTCGATTGAGCCCACTCATTTAAAAAGTAGAAGACAGCCAATGCCGTAAAAGCAACCGCAAAGATAGCCAGCATCAGAAAGCCAGATTCCCGAACATAGGCTACCGAAACAGGGAAACCGACAACATGTTCAGGAAGCGGATGTAACGTCGGTACAAGAAGAAGGGCTACCGCTAAAACAAGGCTTAGACAGAGTCCATCCGCAATTCTCTCCGCAAGCACCGTGGCTGTAGCTGCTGTGATAGAAACATTCCCTTTTGAACGAATCAGCAGGGGTCGAACCATTTCTCCGATGCGAAAGGGGAAGAGGATTGTTGCTGCAAACCCAATATAAGAGACCGACAGAATCCGTCGTAGGGGAAGGTGAACCAATGGACGCAACAAGTAGCGCCATCGAATCGCCCGAAAATAGTTCATCACTGTAAGAAGAGCTAGGTAAGCGATAAGAGTCCACCACCGAACTTGATGAAAACAAGAAGGATCGGGCCATATCTGAAATCCCCCCTTTTGAAGCACATAAACAAGACAAATGGTGAGAAATCCAGAGAGAATCAACTTGTGATAATGGCGCTTTAGAAACGAAAGATTCTGGATTGTTTGAACATTCTCATCATTAAGCGAAGAATCAGAGCACACTTCTCCTTGTTGGAGAGACGAATGGGATGGGAGTTCAGACTCATAGGTCATGTTAGTTCGACTTAACACAAAACCGTCTTTTTGTGCTATCTCCTTTAAGAACATAGATTAGGCTGACGTACCTTCCCCCAAACAGATGATTCTTCCTCGACTTTGATTCCGGTAAGGTCTGGTGGCATCCCGCGTATCAACGATAAGCTTTGCTTCCTTCACCATACGCTCCAGTGCCAAACGGGTATGATTCGTAACGATAATCACCATGTCGTACTCACCAAAGTTTGTTTCCGGATCGACACTCTTCATGTTAAGCCCCTCTTCATTAAAAGAGGGGACTTCTGGATCAAGATACCTCACGCGGGCCCCCTTTTGCTTGAGGGTATGAATGATCTCTAATGCAGGAGACTCACGGACATCACCGATATCAGCTTTGTAAGCTACTCCAGCCACCAGAATGGAGGCACTATGAACCGATTTTTTCTCTTGATTAAGACCATCTACAACCAATTGGATCACATGGTGAGGCATAGCGCCATTCACAGAATCAGCTAACTCAATGAAATGAGTTTTTCTGCGGAGAGTACGCATCTTCCAGTTTAAATACAGAGGATCGATCGGGATACAATGTCCTCCCAACCCTGGACCCGGATAAAAGGGCATATACCCAAATGGTTTCGTCGAAGCTGCACGGATGATTTCCCATATATCGAGGTTAAGGCTTTCGCACAAGAGAGCAAACTCGTTAACCAGACCAATGTTGACAGCACGAAACGTATTTTCAACAATTTTGATCATTTCTGCAGCATCAGGACTGGATACTGGCACAATAGTATCAATTGCGTGGGAATAAAGAGCCTGAGCAAGCGTCATACACGCAGGAGTAACCGCTCCGATCACTT
Protein-coding regions in this window:
- a CDS encoding cation diffusion facilitator family transporter, giving the protein MEHHHHHSEVTEGIKKGQAFAIGIALNTLFIGIEFTYGLISRSVSLVADAAHNLGDVLGLALAWGATVLARQKPSHRRTYGFQKTTIIAALVNALLILVATGGVAWEAIKRLLAPRSVQGEIVTEIALLGVIINGGTALLFLQGKKRDANMRGVFLHLMADTGISLGVMMGGLLISKTGWLWIDPVVSLGVSVAIWVSTWSLLREAIDLSLDAVPGHIDFKKVQHYLTSLPGVCDVHDLHIWSMSTTEVALTAHLVMCSIEDPRFLAKVSSSLHDRFSIEHTTLQVESVDSPTPCIFSCHSLARFN
- a CDS encoding lysylphosphatidylglycerol synthase transmembrane domain-containing protein: MLSRTNMTYESELPSHSSLQQGEVCSDSSLNDENVQTIQNLSFLKRHYHKLILSGFLTICLVYVLQKGGFQIWPDPSCFHQVRWWTLIAYLALLTVMNYFRAIRWRYLLRPLVHLPLRRILSVSYIGFAATILFPFRIGEMVRPLLIRSKGNVSITAATATVLAERIADGLCLSLVLAVALLLVPTLHPLPEHVVGFPVSVAYVRESGFLMLAIFAVAFTALAVFYFLNEWAQSTTHRVFSWLSPTLGHKISGVAAKLASGLHCFRRVEDVLPFLLETTCYWGLNALGMWLLGWGCGIMHEDGTPIMFGESCALMGMLGVTVLIPGPPGLLGVFQAGIYAGMTMYFPVSMITQAGAAYVFLLYATQVGWQIVAATICLLRRNSYLAI
- a CDS encoding nucleotide sugar dehydrogenase, with protein sequence MLNSLLHKIHQKKIHLVIVGGGYVGLPLAVGFALAGFRVTILDHDAHKMEAIQEGHSYIEDVCTQDIQTVREKGLLGASTSEEVLGTADCIILCIPTPLKKNKDPDLSHLDQAVEAILPFQQAGMLVVLESTSYPGTTREHLVHKLIQNGKYTVGQDLFIAFSPERVDPGNSRFKIANTPKVIGAVTPACMTLAQALYSHAIDTIVPVSSPDAAEMIKIVENTFRAVNIGLVNEFALLCESLNLDIWEIIRAASTKPFGYMPFYPGPGLGGHCIPIDPLYLNWKMRTLRRKTHFIELADSVNGAMPHHVIQLVVDGLNQEKKSVHSASILVAGVAYKADIGDVRESPALEIIHTLKQKGARVRYLDPEVPSFNEEGLNMKSVDPETNFGEYDMVIIVTNHTRLALERMVKEAKLIVDTRDATRPYRNQSRGRIICLGEGTSA